A genomic window from Solanum stenotomum isolate F172 chromosome 10, ASM1918654v1, whole genome shotgun sequence includes:
- the LOC125841556 gene encoding cytochrome P450 87A3-like, which yields MVLSLFGPESLKNMLHEVEKTTNNNLKRWSRQKSVEMKEATAKMIFDITGKKLISYDSENSTENVCENFTAFIKGLISFPLCFPGTAYHKCLQGRKKIMKMLKRMLEERKSQPRKEQSDFFDYVLEELQSKDTILTEAIALDLMFVLLFASFETTSLAITLAIKFLHEHPKALKELTVSKTIIFFIN from the exons ATGGTGCTAAGTCTTTTTGGTCCTGAAAGTTTGAAAAATATGCTGCATGAGGTTGAAAAAACTACAAATAATAACTTGAAGAGATGGTCAAGACAAAAGAGTGTTGAGATGAAGGAAGCAACAGCCAAG atgATATTTGATATAACTGGAAAGAAACTTATCAGCTATGATTCTGAGAACTCTACAGAGAATGTGTGTGAAAATTTTACCGCTTTTATAAAGGGATTAATTTCCTTCCCTTTATGCTTTCCTGGAACTGCCTATCACAAGTGTTTACAG GGAAGAAAGAAGATAATGAAGATGCTCAAGAGAATGCTAGAGGAAAGGAAATCACAACCAAGAAAAGAACAAagtgacttctttgattatgtATTAGAAGAACTTCAAAGTAAAGACACAATTCTCACTGAGGCAATAGCTTTGGATTTGATGTTTGTGTTGCTCTTTGCTAGCTTTGAGACAACCTCTTTGGCTATAACTTTGGCTATTAAATTTCTTCATGAACATCCAAAGGCTTTGAAAGAATTAACAGTAAGTAAAACCAtaatcttcttcatcaattgA